Proteins encoded within one genomic window of Nitrospirae bacterium YQR-1:
- a CDS encoding phosphoenolpyruvate carboxykinase (ATP), whose product MASVHKLPGSPWRAIIESAMYANSVKKTNLNELYEYAVRQPEVVVTTEPMYKPEQFGLPADAKVLVSNDGRIVGRTAKARRLVREMGKDKDMYLTILREAIYNFNKKPAFVLEGIVGLHHDFMMKAYLISPQTDAKNMLDWVFNFTPWMKPWTDTYEKSRVLDEPDIMVLADQDWSHPDYPDGLIIVDEMQNCIAILGLRYFGERKKGTLTLAWTIGVRHNMVACHGGIKKIGNSTPIAVFGLSGSGKSSITNSHDHEGTLRADEVVTVVHDDAFLIDLDNNFTVAIEPSLFDKTDAVKYNDPLIKYFFSAQNVAITKQPDGEVKIVCEDVRNNNGRCIKSRDMFNYADHCERPGKVIWLQKDPSLPPITKIKSNWLAVAMGASLSTMRAKGVENVDPKELEKLVIEPFANPFRVFPLLWDCQQFYKLFQTGTECYIMNTYAFGLAGSLIDIPKNLSLSIVTELMRGTIEWRDWKAFQGLQVPKNGKELFGQDYDKKYKPSRDEKYLTYLRNRMQDRINFLSNKREGGDMDSAIIDPIVAARAVIDHILSPL is encoded by the coding sequence ATGGCAAGTGTACACAAATTACCCGGCTCTCCGTGGAGGGCGATAATTGAAAGCGCCATGTATGCTAATTCAGTAAAAAAAACTAATTTAAATGAACTCTACGAATATGCTGTAAGGCAGCCGGAGGTGGTGGTAACAACTGAACCCATGTATAAACCTGAGCAATTCGGCCTCCCAGCTGATGCTAAAGTGTTGGTGTCAAATGACGGGCGTATCGTAGGAAGAACGGCTAAGGCCAGAAGGCTTGTGCGTGAGATGGGCAAAGACAAGGATATGTACCTTACGATCTTAAGGGAAGCCATATATAACTTTAACAAAAAGCCGGCCTTTGTACTTGAGGGAATAGTCGGCCTGCACCATGACTTTATGATGAAAGCATATCTCATAAGCCCGCAGACGGACGCTAAAAACATGCTTGACTGGGTTTTTAACTTCACTCCGTGGATGAAACCATGGACGGATACTTATGAAAAATCAAGGGTGCTTGATGAACCTGATATTATGGTGCTTGCAGACCAGGACTGGAGCCACCCGGACTATCCCGACGGCCTTATCATAGTGGATGAGATGCAAAACTGTATCGCCATTTTGGGACTCAGATACTTTGGTGAACGTAAAAAGGGCACTCTGACGCTGGCCTGGACAATAGGAGTAAGACACAACATGGTGGCCTGCCACGGCGGTATTAAAAAGATTGGCAACAGCACCCCGATTGCAGTCTTTGGACTTTCGGGCTCCGGCAAATCATCCATCACCAACAGCCATGACCACGAGGGCACACTCAGAGCCGATGAGGTTGTAACAGTCGTACATGACGACGCTTTTTTAATTGACCTTGATAATAATTTCACTGTAGCCATAGAGCCAAGCCTGTTTGACAAAACAGACGCTGTTAAGTACAACGATCCGCTGATTAAGTACTTCTTCTCGGCGCAAAACGTGGCAATCACAAAACAGCCTGACGGAGAGGTTAAAATAGTCTGTGAGGATGTAAGAAATAATAACGGCAGGTGTATAAAAAGCCGTGATATGTTTAATTACGCCGACCACTGCGAGCGTCCCGGTAAAGTTATTTGGCTTCAAAAGGACCCAAGCCTGCCGCCGATTACAAAGATAAAGAGCAACTGGCTGGCCGTTGCCATGGGGGCATCTCTTAGTACAATGAGGGCAAAAGGGGTTGAAAATGTTGACCCTAAGGAGTTGGAAAAACTCGTTATCGAGCCCTTTGCCAACCCCTTCAGAGTGTTCCCGCTGCTTTGGGACTGTCAGCAGTTTTACAAACTTTTCCAGACCGGCACGGAGTGCTACATCATGAACACTTACGCCTTTGGCCTTGCCGGTAGTTTGATAGATATCCCCAAGAATCTATCGCTTTCTATTGTAACGGAGCTTATGCGCGGCACGATTGAGTGGAGAGACTGGAAGGCTTTCCAGGGGCTTCAGGTGCCTAAAAACGGTAAGGAGCTCTTTGGTCAGGATTACGATAAGAAGTACAAACCCTCGCGGGATGAAAAATACCTTACTTATTTAAGAAACAGGATGCAAGACAGAATCAACTTCCTGTCAAACAAGAGAGAAGGCGGGGATATGGACAGCGCCATAATAGACCCGATAGTGGCGGCTCGTGCAGTTATTGACCATATACTGAGCCCGTTGTGA
- a CDS encoding site-2 protease family protein has translation MDPIEVLRTLTIAAIPIVVAITFHEAAHGYVAWKLGDPTAKEMGRLTLNPIAHIDLMGTVIVPVMLFIGSHGAFIFGSAKPVPVNFGNLRNPRRDMAYVALAGPVMNIILSIISVFLFVVVFKIYNHSGNEFVSSKILVPVSHMLQYSISFNIFIAAFNLIPIPPLDGGRIMVSMLPYRYAYQLSRLEPYGTFIILGLWFLGVLRFVVVPIQVLIQMIVRIFVDQLGRFM, from the coding sequence TTGGATCCTATAGAGGTACTCCGAACCCTGACAATAGCCGCAATACCCATAGTGGTGGCCATAACCTTTCACGAGGCGGCACACGGCTATGTTGCATGGAAGCTGGGTGACCCTACGGCTAAAGAGATGGGCAGGCTTACACTAAACCCGATAGCTCACATTGACCTTATGGGAACGGTAATAGTGCCGGTAATGCTTTTTATCGGCTCCCATGGAGCTTTCATATTCGGTTCGGCAAAACCTGTGCCGGTTAATTTCGGGAATCTGAGAAATCCACGTAGAGATATGGCATACGTTGCGCTGGCAGGTCCAGTTATGAATATCATTCTGTCCATAATCAGCGTGTTTTTGTTTGTGGTTGTCTTTAAGATATACAACCACTCAGGTAATGAATTCGTGTCCTCTAAGATACTTGTTCCTGTCTCACATATGTTACAGTACAGTATAAGTTTTAACATATTCATAGCGGCCTTTAACTTGATTCCAATACCGCCTCTTGACGGAGGGCGGATTATGGTAAGCATGTTGCCATACAGGTACGCATATCAGCTTTCGCGTCTTGAGCCATACGGCACTTTTATAATACTGGGGTTGTGGTTTCTTGGAGTGCTGCGATTTGTAGTTGTTCCCATTCAAGTTTTAATTCAGATGATAGTACGGATTTTTGTTGATCAGCTTGGGAGGTTTATGTGA